One genomic window of Polyangium aurulentum includes the following:
- a CDS encoding methyltransferase regulatory domain-containing protein: protein MVALAVAEYDDYLYDDFPCAEAHPDRLGAIGALFGLVPASPTSCRLLEIGAGLGGNLLPLAAVLPDSTFVGIDLAERPVAIAAEAASEAGLDNVRMLAADVREFDEAPGSFDYIVCHGVYSWVPDDVREAILRAIGRLLAPHGIAYVSFNALPGWHLRGAIRDMLRREVGAHGSPEERVARARAFLRFLSTAPKAGGTQAFLHDELRVLEQLSDRYLYYEHLAAHNHPQYFADFVEDAGRFGLSYLAEATVPSMFPERLGPDAARAVAERGRDQIGVEHSLDLLEMRLFRRALVCRAEALTERNLSAARVTGLVVSSWMTPTSVMLDLGEGVAERFRRPNGPELSTDKPLLKAALLALAGLAPGGLPFETLLAEARATLGGGAPSEDDRAWLARSLLGLYTQGAIELGAFKRPIASAPSVLPMASRWARLQARHERAACTNLLHQSVAVDAFDRALLARMNGTRGVRALAEGALQDAARGALSVSLDGAPCTDKEVFVEIAEQKLGRLAKSAFLVG from the coding sequence ATGGTGGCACTCGCCGTGGCCGAGTACGACGATTACCTCTACGACGACTTTCCCTGCGCCGAGGCCCACCCCGATCGCCTCGGCGCGATCGGCGCGCTCTTCGGCCTCGTCCCCGCCTCCCCGACCTCGTGCCGGCTGCTCGAGATCGGCGCGGGGCTCGGCGGCAACCTCCTGCCCCTCGCCGCCGTGCTGCCGGACAGCACGTTCGTCGGCATCGATCTCGCCGAGCGCCCGGTGGCGATCGCGGCCGAGGCGGCCTCCGAGGCGGGGCTCGACAACGTGCGGATGCTGGCCGCAGACGTGCGCGAATTCGACGAAGCGCCCGGCTCCTTCGATTACATCGTCTGCCACGGCGTCTACTCCTGGGTGCCCGACGACGTGCGGGAGGCCATCCTCCGCGCGATCGGCCGGCTGCTCGCTCCGCACGGCATCGCATACGTGAGCTTCAACGCGCTGCCCGGCTGGCACCTGCGCGGCGCGATACGCGACATGCTGCGCCGCGAGGTCGGCGCGCACGGCTCGCCCGAGGAGCGCGTCGCCCGCGCCCGCGCATTCCTGCGCTTCCTCTCCACCGCGCCCAAGGCCGGCGGCACCCAGGCCTTTCTCCACGACGAGCTGCGCGTGCTCGAGCAGCTCTCCGATCGCTACCTTTATTACGAGCACCTCGCCGCCCACAACCACCCGCAGTACTTTGCCGATTTCGTCGAGGATGCGGGCCGGTTCGGCCTTTCGTACCTCGCCGAAGCGACCGTGCCCTCGATGTTCCCCGAGCGCCTCGGCCCCGACGCGGCGAGGGCCGTCGCCGAGCGGGGGCGCGATCAGATCGGGGTCGAACATTCGCTCGATCTGCTCGAGATGCGCCTCTTCCGGCGCGCCCTCGTCTGCCGCGCGGAGGCGCTGACCGAGCGGAACCTCTCGGCGGCGCGCGTCACGGGGCTCGTCGTCTCGTCGTGGATGACCCCGACCTCGGTCATGCTCGACCTCGGCGAGGGCGTGGCCGAGCGGTTCCGGCGCCCGAATGGCCCCGAGCTCTCGACCGACAAACCCTTGCTCAAGGCCGCGCTCCTCGCGCTCGCGGGCCTCGCGCCCGGGGGTTTGCCTTTCGAAACCCTGCTCGCCGAGGCGCGCGCGACGCTCGGCGGAGGGGCGCCCTCGGAGGACGATCGCGCGTGGCTCGCGAGGAGCCTGCTCGGGCTCTACACGCAAGGGGCGATCGAGCTCGGCGCTTTCAAGCGGCCCATCGCGAGCGCGCCGAGCGTCTTGCCCATGGCGAGCCGCTGGGCCCGGCTGCAAGCGCGGCATGAGCGCGCGGCGTGCACGAATCTCCTGCACCAGAGCGTCGCCGTGGATGCGTTCGATCGGGCGCTGCTCGCGCGGATGAACGGAACGCGTGGGGTCAGAGCGCTGGCAGAGGGCGCGCTCCAAGATGCGGCGCGCGGCGCGCTCAGCGTTTCGCTCGACGGCGCTCCTTGCACGGACAAGGAGGTTTTCGTCGAAATTGCGGAGCAAAAGCTCGGACGCCTCGCGAAATCGGCGTTCCTCGTGGGTTGA
- a CDS encoding lysylphosphatidylglycerol synthase transmembrane domain-containing protein: MSQFFPTGAAPQPRRFPRALLWLPGAILFALLVALIIRIGEGEQFLRLVRNARPSWLLAALVLQALTYLCAAGSWQRLFERSGAPSPPLRRLASLSLARAYTDRSVPRGGLGGAEVLVRGLERRGVHRSLATSAMLFDLATYYAAYVTALALSLLVLWSHCYVNRSVLGLAALFTVLSVGMPFGLAWMHRRGSRTVPAILRRMPGLSDVLAAVERAPAGFMRDPVLFAEGVLLQLAIFVLDASTLYVCLLALGVHANVGLVFASFVMASVAATLSLLPGGLGSFEWAALAMLGLLGIPVEAAFVGTLLLRGLTCWLPMAPGFFASRRALYGDGRLIRSSARS; this comes from the coding sequence ATGTCGCAATTTTTCCCGACCGGCGCTGCCCCGCAGCCCAGACGGTTTCCGCGCGCTCTCCTGTGGTTGCCCGGCGCGATCCTGTTCGCGCTGCTCGTCGCGCTGATCATTCGTATCGGGGAGGGCGAGCAGTTCCTGCGCCTCGTGCGCAATGCGCGCCCTTCGTGGCTCCTCGCGGCCCTCGTGCTCCAGGCGCTCACCTATTTATGCGCAGCCGGCTCATGGCAGCGCCTGTTCGAGCGCAGCGGCGCGCCCTCCCCTCCCCTGCGCAGGCTGGCGTCGCTCTCGCTCGCCAGGGCGTACACCGATCGCTCCGTGCCCAGGGGCGGGCTCGGCGGCGCAGAGGTCCTCGTGCGCGGGCTCGAGCGGCGCGGCGTTCACCGCTCCCTGGCCACGAGCGCGATGCTCTTCGACCTCGCCACCTATTACGCGGCCTATGTCACGGCCCTCGCCCTCAGCCTGCTCGTGCTCTGGTCGCATTGCTACGTCAACCGCAGCGTGCTCGGCCTGGCCGCGCTCTTCACCGTCCTGTCGGTGGGCATGCCGTTCGGTTTGGCATGGATGCACAGGCGCGGGTCGCGCACGGTGCCGGCCATTCTGCGGAGGATGCCGGGGCTGTCGGACGTGCTCGCCGCCGTGGAGCGCGCGCCCGCGGGCTTCATGCGCGATCCGGTGCTCTTCGCGGAGGGCGTGCTCCTGCAGCTCGCGATCTTCGTGCTCGACGCCTCCACGCTCTACGTGTGCCTGCTCGCGCTCGGCGTCCACGCGAACGTCGGGCTCGTGTTCGCGAGCTTCGTGATGGCGTCGGTGGCGGCCACGCTCAGCCTTTTGCCGGGCGGCCTCGGGAGCTTCGAGTGGGCAGCGCTCGCCATGCTCGGGTTGCTCGGCATCCCGGTGGAGGCGGCGTTCGTGGGCACGCTGCTGCTGCGCGGGTTGACGTGCTGGCTGCCGATGGCGCCTGGATTCTTCGCGTCCAGGCGCGCGCTGTACGGCGACGGGCGCCTGATCAGGTCGAGCGCACGATCCTGA